The following are encoded together in the Balaenoptera acutorostrata chromosome 9, mBalAcu1.1, whole genome shotgun sequence genome:
- the PDE2A gene encoding cGMP-dependent 3',5'-cyclic phosphodiesterase isoform X4: protein MDWAPRTCLGSPWPGWWLHWLLTPKVHCGQLSNSEEWSLQAVEKHTLVALKRVQALQQRGPSAAPEAVQNTPEGAAGDQKGGVPYTDQDRKILQLCGELYDLDASSLQLKVLQYLQQEIQASRCCLLLVSEDNLQLSCKVIGDKVLEEEISFPLTMGRLGQVVEDKKSIQLKDLTSEDVQQLQSMLGFEVQAMLCVPVISRATDQVVALACTFNKLGGDLFTDQDERVIQHCFHYTSTVLTSTLAFQKEQKLKCECQALLQVAKNLFTHLDDVSVLLQEIITEARNLSNAEICSVFLLDQNELVAKVFDGGVVDDESYEIRIPADQGIAGHVATTGQILNIPDAYAHPLFYRGVDDSTGFRTRNILCFPIKNENQEVIGVAELVNKINGPWFSKFDEDLATAFSIYCGISIAHSLLYKKVNEAQYRSHLANEMMMYHMKVSDDEYTKLLHDGIQPVAAIDSSFACFTYTPRSLPEDDTSMAILSMLQDMNFINNYKIDCPTLARFCLMVKKGYRDPPYHNWMHAFSVSHFCYLLYKNLELANYLEDMEIFALFISCMCHDLDHRGTNNSFQVASKSVLAALYSSEGSVMERHHFAQAIAILNTHGCNIFDHFSRKDYQRMLDLMRDIILATDLAHHLRIFKDLQKMAEVGYDRTNKQHHSLLLCLLMTSCDLSDQTKGWKTTRKIAELIYKEFFSQGDLEKAMGNRPMEMMDREKAYIPELQISFMEHIAMPIYKLLQDLFPKAAELYERVASNREHWTKVSHKFTIRGLPSNNSLDFLDEEYEVPDLDGAGAPINGCCSLDAE, encoded by the exons GTGCACTGTGGTCAGCTGAGTAACAGTGAGGAGTGGAGCCTGCAAGCCGTGGAGAAGCAT ACCCTGGTGGCCCTGAAGAGGGTCCAGGCCCTGCAGCAGCGCGGGCCCAGCGCGGCCCCGGAAGCGGTCCAGAATACTCCAGAGGGGGCGGCGGGAGACCAGAAGGGTGGGGTTCCGTACACAGACCAAGATCGAAAGATCCTGCAGCTTTGCG GGGAACTCTACGACCTGGATGCCTCTTCCTTGCAGCTCAAAGTCCTCCAATAC CTGCAGCAGGAGATCCAGGCATCCCGCTGCTGCCTCCTGCTGGTATCTGAGGACAATCTCCAGCTTTCCTGTAAG GTGATTGGAGATAAAGTGCTGGAGGAAGAAATCAGCTTTCCG TTGACGATGGGACGACTGGGCCAGGTGGTGGAAGACAAGAAGTCTATCCAGCTGAAAGATCTCACCTCT GAGGATGTGCAACAGCTGCAAAGCATGTTGGGCTTCGAGGTTCAGGCCATGCTCTGTGTCCCTGTCATCAGCCGGGCCACTGACCAGGTCGTGGCCTTGGCCTGCACCTTCAACAAGCTCGGAGGAGACTT ATTCACAGACCAGGATGAGCGTGTGATCCAGCACTGCTTCCACTACACCAGCACGGTCCTCACCAGCACCCTGGCCTTCCAGAAGGAGCAGAAGCTCAAGTGTGAGTGCCAG GCTCTTCTCCAAGTGGCAAAGAACCTCTTCACTCACCTGG ATGACGTCTCTGTGCTGCTCCAGGAGATCATCACAGAGGCCAGAAACCTCAGCAATGCTGAGAT ATGCTCTGTGTTCCTGCTGGATCAGAACGAGCTGGTGGCCAAGGTGTTCGATGGGGGCGTGGTGGATGATGAG AGCTATGAGATCCGCATCCCGGCCGACCAGGGCATCGCGGGCCACGTGGCGACCACGGGCCAGATTCTGAACATCCCGGACGCGTATGCACACCCACTTTTCTACCGCGGTGTGGACGACAGCACCGGCTTCCGGACACGCAACATTCTCTGCTTTCCCATCAAGAACGAGAACCAGG AGGTCATCGGTGTGGCCGAGCTGGTAAATAAGATCAACGGACCATGGTTCAGCAAGTTTGACGAGGATCTGGCGACAGCCTTCTCCATCTACTGTGGCATCAGCATCGCACAT tcCCTCCTATACAAGAAAGTGAACGAGGCCCAGTATCGCAGCCACCTAGCCAACGAGATGATGATGTACCACATGAAG GTCTCTGATGATGAATACACCAAACTTCTCCATGATGGGATCCAGCCTGTGGCTGCCATTGACTCCAGTTTTGCCTGTTTCACCTACACTCCTCGCTCTCTGCCCGAGGATGACACCTCCATG GCCATCCTCAGCATGCTGCAGGACATGAATTTCATCAATAACTACAAAATTGACTGCCCGACGCTGGCCCG gttcTGTTTGATGGTGAAGAAGGGCTACCGGGATCCCCCCTACCACAACTGGATGCACGCCTTTTCTGTCTCCCACTTCTGCTATCTGCTCTACAAGAACCTGGAGCTCGCCAACTACCTCGA GGACATGGAGATCTTTGCCTTGTTTATTTCCTGCATGTGTCACGACCTGGACCACAGAGGCACAAACAACTCCTTCCAGGTGGCCTCG AAATCTGTGCTGGCCGCGCTCTACAGCTCAGAAGGTTCTGTCATGGAG AGGCACCACTTCGCTCAGGCCATCGCCATCCTCAACACCCACGGTTGCAACATCTTTGACCACTTCTCCCGGAAG GACTATCAGCGCATGCTGGACCTGATGCGGGACATCATCTTGGCCACAGACCTGGCCCACCACCTCCGCATCTTCAAGGATCTCCAAAAGATGGCCGAAG TGGGCTATGACCGAACCAACAAGCAGCATCACAGcctccttctctgcctccttATGACCTCCTGTGACCTCTCTGACCAGACCAAGGGCTGGAAGACCACGAGGAAGATTGCG GAGCTGATCTACAAAGAGTTCTTCTCCCAAGGAGACTTG GAGAAGGCCATGGGCAACAGGCCGATGGAGATGATGGACCGTGAGAAGGCCTACATCCCCGAGCTGCAGATCAGCTTCATGGAGCACATCGCAATGCCCATCTACAA GCTGCTGCAGGACCTGTTCCCCAAAGCAGCAGAGCTGTATGAACGTGTGGCCTCTAATCGTGAGCACTGGACCAAAGTGTCGCACAAGTTCACCATCCGCGGCCTCCCGAGCAACAACTCGCTGGACTTCCTGGACGAGGAGTACGAGGTGCCTGACCTGGATGGTGCTGGGGCCCCCATCAATGGCTGTTGCAGCCTTGATGCTGAGTGA
- the PDE2A gene encoding cGMP-dependent 3',5'-cyclic phosphodiesterase isoform X3 encodes MPGKPLARLVAPLAPDTQVLVIPLVDKEAGAVAAVILVHCGQLSNSEEWSLQAVEKHTLVALKRVQALQQRGPSAAPEAVQNTPEGAAGDQKGGVPYTDQDRKILQLCGELYDLDASSLQLKVLQYLQQEIQASRCCLLLVSEDNLQLSCKVIGDKVLEEEISFPLTMGRLGQVVEDKKSIQLKDLTSEDVQQLQSMLGFEVQAMLCVPVISRATDQVVALACTFNKLGGDLFTDQDERVIQHCFHYTSTVLTSTLAFQKEQKLKCECQALLQVAKNLFTHLDDVSVLLQEIITEARNLSNAEICSVFLLDQNELVAKVFDGGVVDDESYEIRIPADQGIAGHVATTGQILNIPDAYAHPLFYRGVDDSTGFRTRNILCFPIKNENQEVIGVAELVNKINGPWFSKFDEDLATAFSIYCGISIAHSLLYKKVNEAQYRSHLANEMMMYHMKVSDDEYTKLLHDGIQPVAAIDSSFACFTYTPRSLPEDDTSMAILSMLQDMNFINNYKIDCPTLARFCLMVKKGYRDPPYHNWMHAFSVSHFCYLLYKNLELANYLEDMEIFALFISCMCHDLDHRGTNNSFQVASKSVLAALYSSEGSVMERHHFAQAIAILNTHGCNIFDHFSRKDYQRMLDLMRDIILATDLAHHLRIFKDLQKMAEVGYDRTNKQHHSLLLCLLMTSCDLSDQTKGWKTTRKIAELIYKEFFSQGDLEKAMGNRPMEMMDREKAYIPELQISFMEHIAMPIYKLLQDLFPKAAELYERVASNREHWTKVSHKFTIRGLPSNNSLDFLDEEYEVPDLDGAGAPINGCCSLDAE; translated from the exons TGCTGGTCATACCGCTGGTGGACAAGGAGGCCGGGGCTGTGGCAGCAGTCATCTTG GTGCACTGTGGTCAGCTGAGTAACAGTGAGGAGTGGAGCCTGCAAGCCGTGGAGAAGCAT ACCCTGGTGGCCCTGAAGAGGGTCCAGGCCCTGCAGCAGCGCGGGCCCAGCGCGGCCCCGGAAGCGGTCCAGAATACTCCAGAGGGGGCGGCGGGAGACCAGAAGGGTGGGGTTCCGTACACAGACCAAGATCGAAAGATCCTGCAGCTTTGCG GGGAACTCTACGACCTGGATGCCTCTTCCTTGCAGCTCAAAGTCCTCCAATAC CTGCAGCAGGAGATCCAGGCATCCCGCTGCTGCCTCCTGCTGGTATCTGAGGACAATCTCCAGCTTTCCTGTAAG GTGATTGGAGATAAAGTGCTGGAGGAAGAAATCAGCTTTCCG TTGACGATGGGACGACTGGGCCAGGTGGTGGAAGACAAGAAGTCTATCCAGCTGAAAGATCTCACCTCT GAGGATGTGCAACAGCTGCAAAGCATGTTGGGCTTCGAGGTTCAGGCCATGCTCTGTGTCCCTGTCATCAGCCGGGCCACTGACCAGGTCGTGGCCTTGGCCTGCACCTTCAACAAGCTCGGAGGAGACTT ATTCACAGACCAGGATGAGCGTGTGATCCAGCACTGCTTCCACTACACCAGCACGGTCCTCACCAGCACCCTGGCCTTCCAGAAGGAGCAGAAGCTCAAGTGTGAGTGCCAG GCTCTTCTCCAAGTGGCAAAGAACCTCTTCACTCACCTGG ATGACGTCTCTGTGCTGCTCCAGGAGATCATCACAGAGGCCAGAAACCTCAGCAATGCTGAGAT ATGCTCTGTGTTCCTGCTGGATCAGAACGAGCTGGTGGCCAAGGTGTTCGATGGGGGCGTGGTGGATGATGAG AGCTATGAGATCCGCATCCCGGCCGACCAGGGCATCGCGGGCCACGTGGCGACCACGGGCCAGATTCTGAACATCCCGGACGCGTATGCACACCCACTTTTCTACCGCGGTGTGGACGACAGCACCGGCTTCCGGACACGCAACATTCTCTGCTTTCCCATCAAGAACGAGAACCAGG AGGTCATCGGTGTGGCCGAGCTGGTAAATAAGATCAACGGACCATGGTTCAGCAAGTTTGACGAGGATCTGGCGACAGCCTTCTCCATCTACTGTGGCATCAGCATCGCACAT tcCCTCCTATACAAGAAAGTGAACGAGGCCCAGTATCGCAGCCACCTAGCCAACGAGATGATGATGTACCACATGAAG GTCTCTGATGATGAATACACCAAACTTCTCCATGATGGGATCCAGCCTGTGGCTGCCATTGACTCCAGTTTTGCCTGTTTCACCTACACTCCTCGCTCTCTGCCCGAGGATGACACCTCCATG GCCATCCTCAGCATGCTGCAGGACATGAATTTCATCAATAACTACAAAATTGACTGCCCGACGCTGGCCCG gttcTGTTTGATGGTGAAGAAGGGCTACCGGGATCCCCCCTACCACAACTGGATGCACGCCTTTTCTGTCTCCCACTTCTGCTATCTGCTCTACAAGAACCTGGAGCTCGCCAACTACCTCGA GGACATGGAGATCTTTGCCTTGTTTATTTCCTGCATGTGTCACGACCTGGACCACAGAGGCACAAACAACTCCTTCCAGGTGGCCTCG AAATCTGTGCTGGCCGCGCTCTACAGCTCAGAAGGTTCTGTCATGGAG AGGCACCACTTCGCTCAGGCCATCGCCATCCTCAACACCCACGGTTGCAACATCTTTGACCACTTCTCCCGGAAG GACTATCAGCGCATGCTGGACCTGATGCGGGACATCATCTTGGCCACAGACCTGGCCCACCACCTCCGCATCTTCAAGGATCTCCAAAAGATGGCCGAAG TGGGCTATGACCGAACCAACAAGCAGCATCACAGcctccttctctgcctccttATGACCTCCTGTGACCTCTCTGACCAGACCAAGGGCTGGAAGACCACGAGGAAGATTGCG GAGCTGATCTACAAAGAGTTCTTCTCCCAAGGAGACTTG GAGAAGGCCATGGGCAACAGGCCGATGGAGATGATGGACCGTGAGAAGGCCTACATCCCCGAGCTGCAGATCAGCTTCATGGAGCACATCGCAATGCCCATCTACAA GCTGCTGCAGGACCTGTTCCCCAAAGCAGCAGAGCTGTATGAACGTGTGGCCTCTAATCGTGAGCACTGGACCAAAGTGTCGCACAAGTTCACCATCCGCGGCCTCCCGAGCAACAACTCGCTGGACTTCCTGGACGAGGAGTACGAGGTGCCTGACCTGGATGGTGCTGGGGCCCCCATCAATGGCTGTTGCAGCCTTGATGCTGAGTGA